In Papaver somniferum cultivar HN1 chromosome 9, ASM357369v1, whole genome shotgun sequence, the genomic stretch GGATGAGTTACATCAAGCAATTATGAAGGATAACTAGTCCAAATCCACTTTCTAAGTAAAGAAACAAAAACACGTAATTAAGATGATTAATAATGAAGTGCATGTTGAAATTATTAGAGGATAGCCACTGCAACAAAAAGATGCAACTGAGACGAAATACAGACCTGAAAggtgaaaatatgaaagaagataCACTAGAGTTAGGCAGACAACTGTTGCAACAAAGACCGCAACCATTACATTTCCTAACCACTCAGGTGTGTTGCCAGGGTTCCTGCACAGCAATGTGAAACATGCTTTAGTACGTATATCTTAGTAGCACCTAGATTAAGGAAGGGATCTCTGAAATGAACTTCAGAATAAATTGTCTCTAGAATTCATTTTGTCTTCATATGCTATAAGCATGTAAGATACCTTACCTTTCCAGTCGAACTATCATCCCAGTTATTGTCCCTGTCAACCGAATAAACGTTCCAGAAGAAATTAAAACCGGCAGAGCCGAACCCAGCACCAAGGTTGCAATTTTTAAAGGCTTCGGGGATCGTGCTTTAGTTAATGTTGCTTCAAGGAAGCCAACTATAAATTCCAGACAAGATAATTCGGTTAATTATAACACGTGATATACGATGATGCTAAACCAAACAAGTGGCTTAAGAAAAATGGAGAAATGACTTACATGCAAAAGCAGGAGAGACTAACCAAAGAAACGCGATATAGGAAGATCCAATTTTATAAAAGTTTCCTGCCATCAGAATAAGAAGCCACTGCAGGAATCCAGATTTATATATCCATCTCTCGGCTTCTAAATTAATTCTATCAGCTTGAACAACAGATGATGTATTCTTCTCTCTCTTTGTAGAAGCATTCTTTAAAAACTTAACAAGCAAAAGATACCCGATATGTTGACCAGTTAGTGCCCCAAGAACAGCTGGTGCAGCAAACAAACCAATAACTACCCAGGGGTTGGCAATGTAGGGTGCTGGTGATGAACAGATAAGAGGTAGAACAAACGCGACAAGAAGAGAAAAGCTCAGTGAGAATACCCACATGAGAAGAACACTTAATAATGATAATCCCAGAGATCCAGCAGCGGGATAACCACCCATAGATACAGATGTTGCCCATATTAGAATTGACTGCAATACCACTGAATTTTGTAGCATAGTTGCTAGACGTTGACGGTACACAACCATGTACGAACCCTGTGAAGTTAAAAGTCACACTTTACGTCATATAAAGTAGgatgattttattttaataacaTTCAtaggagaaaaggtctgaaatgTCAACACAGTTTTAGTAGTTGTAATACCAGAATGTCAAAAAATACAGCCTGATCTTCCCTTGTATCTTTCCCAATTTTCACAGTCTTCTCTTTTGGAATATTAGATGACCCAGCAGTCTCAAGTAGAAAGGCAAGCATATTCTCCCCAAGGTGTTGAAGGGAACCAGGTCTGAGAAGCTCTATTTTGTCATTCTGCATTTTAGAAACATTTGGTATATGATCTTGAACTTAGAACGCATAATAAATTAAAATTACAGGTTTTTCTTTCCAGAGAATCATATTATCAGTTTTTGGGTAAAAATAGTAAAAGAAAATACAGCTCATTATTCAGCTTCCAGACGCATAAAGTTTTGATGCTCAGACTTATCAGCAGATAAGAACCAGGAAACTGGTAAAAGCACTGATATGCAGAGACAACCAACCACTAGAACAACAAACCTTAGTATGGTATACAGCACCATTATCTGTGAATGCAAAATCGAGCCCAGGGAGACCAGCAACTTCTTGGTAGATTTGGAAGTCTGTTGAAGACTTAATCACCCCAGAATTAAAGAGATCCTGCAGCATTATAGAACTTGGGTGAACTGATACTCCTAAACAAAGAATTTATTCGACAACAATGGATATGATTTCTTAGTGCTATAtatattgaatttttgaatttttgaacatAAATAATAGTAAAACTTATAAATTGCTTGGGTTTGTAGGACTTTGGAGAGAATGATAGGTGAAGAAGATAAGAAATGGAACAGAAACCATCACTAACCTGTGCAATGATTTGTGCAGCTGGATACTTGGCTACCTTGGCAAAGCTTTCAATAGCCCATGGATCAGGACCAGTCTGTTATCATGCTTAGGATTAATCTCAGTAAGAAAGAGGGTAGACAAAACGATCAAAACACAAAAAGTACATAGGAGATAGATGAGTCATGGTTAGCCTCAATTAAACTTTTTACGACTGCTACTTGACTTTACAGATAGTAGCAGATCGTATAGTTAACTATATGTGTAAGACTACCACCTAATCCCTCCAAAACTAGAAATGGTTGAACCTGAAATATGCTGGATTTCCCTCCAATTCCCATGGCCTCCAAGTCAACAGCCAAACGAATGCTACTACTCCAAGGATGCTGCACATAAATTCGATTGTTAGAAACTAAGTATCCTTCAAGGATCAGTGATGAACCCACACTTCGTTCTTAATAAGGTATACAATGAGTATCGCTAATTCTGGACAGAAATCAGATGTATGATCTTAACAAGTCAGAGTGTTGCGCAATTTCCACCAGAAAATGTTTTGTAAAATGTTTATCAAAGTCTACGACTAGATGTCATTCCTTATGACCTATCTTCAAAACGATATTTTTACATGAGTTTGATGTTCCAAACCTGAGTTATAAAGCTATGAGCACCATTAAGGCCCTCTTCCTCCCCGGTGTTGAACAGAAATATAATAGCATTCTTAAATCCACCCCATTGAGAAACTCCTCGAGCAAGCTCCAACATAACACCCACACAGGAACTGCAGTCCCCAGCTCCTCCCCTAAAAATACACTCAAATTACAATGTCCATTATATTTCATAATGGTCgcataacaaacaaaaaaaactatCGTATTTGATAAAAATCAACTACAACCCGCAAGTCCGAAAAGAGTAAAAGAGCAAAACATACGTTGAGTAAACAGTGTCGATATGCGAAGAAACCAAAATCGCGTTTTCTTCTGCTTCAGATGAATACTTAGGCAAGATTCTCACCACTACATGTTTCAAATCTGCATACACAAGTGTTCTCCCTATGAACAATCCTTTTTTAAGATCATTATTTGAACCAGATTCTACGTGGAACAAATCCACTTGCACTTCAACCTCCCAATGAGCCAACTTCTTAATCTTTTCTGTTTCTGCCAAAACATACTGTATACATatagaaaatcaaaatcatcaaaaaaaacaaaaaccccaTTACTGAATTCAAACTCAAAAACCAATTCAACCAGCAATCAACtcattcaaaacattgaactaAACCAATAAAACTTATACTATTCTCTCATAATTGACTTAAAAATTTTAAGCAAAATTAGGTTAAACAAAAACAAGCACATCACATAATTTTAAAACTGAATGAACTAACAATAATACTGAAATCAACGATAGCCTTAGTGCCATTACCTGTAGAGCAAGATCAAGAGCATCAGAACCAACAGGATGAGGACCAAAAtcagctaaagactttaaatgtTTGATTGCCAGTTCTTCAGAAAACCCTCTTTTACCAGCTTGTTTAAGACTAAGTGGTCTAGGTAATACATCAAATTGATAATGATGAACTGCCCATGAACTATATATGAATACACAGAGCAATGATATCCATACAAGTGATGATCTTTTGTATGGAAGACTTTCTGTTTTCGATTTAACTTTAATCTTATCATCGATGCTTTTTGATGGTAAATCAGCGTTCTCTTTGCTTTCAGTTGATGTTTTTGATGAAGAATTGGGTTTTTTTCGAGGAGCCATTGTTGGATTTTGGAACCTAAGAACTCGACTGTTTTTAGTATTATTAAACTGGTCGAACTTGAAGAATTGATGTAGTACTCctgaaagtgttgttggattcggATTGAGTCAAATAACTGACTTGGGAAAGAGTGATGTCACTGACGCATGATAAACGAGGGTGGAAATAACGGACTAACAGTAATAGGGAGGGTGTTATTCGCAGTTTAGAAGTTGTTATGGGGTGATGTCAACTGggtttgatttttcaattatttcatattttctagaaccTGATTAATTTGTGTTAATAAATCTAATTAGCAAAACTAGTCAAGTGTTGTACATTCGATTAATAATTTGATTTAACTTTTAAGATCAATGAAGGGCATATGCCCCTCTCACGTTTTAATTTTCAAGGCACGATTTCATCATTTCCTAGTCGTAGGTAAGATTTACGGCTATATATCAAAATTATGATCTTTCTTGATGACAACACTATCTACATCTAGAAATTGTCTGATGAGAATTTTATATTTTTCAGAATTACTTGGATCTAGGAATTCATCATTTTCGAGCCGTGAACAACAAACTACGCTGGGAAACGATGAATTCCTAGTCGTAATAGGTTTGTACTTTGTGTGAAAATGAGTAATATACTTTTGGAATTTCAGATCTACATACAGCTACACCTAGTAATAAAACATAAGCCAACtaaaaattcatcatttttcatCCGTAAACAACAAAAAATTATGGCAGTGACTAAATGCAACCCTCATTCAGCTAAATACAACCCTCTCTGTAAAAGCTGAAATATTTGTGAACCTAACTAATGTAGGTGTACAAAACCCGCGTTTCTTATCATCATCCCTATTTTTCTTCTATCATATTATTCAGAACAGAATTCACAACCATGATTTGcttcaaaaaaggaaaaaaagttttGAATATTCATGGCTAATGGGTCAACGATAATATCGTACTGAGTTGGTGACTAGAAAGAAACCAGATGATGCCATAACCATCAAATCTCTTCCGGTCACTACAAATGAAATTCAATTttgacaaattgaaattatttaatactacctccgtccctaattagatgacttagttaaaatttactagtaaatttagaaataatttatctcttaaactataaaacggattttcgtaaaatttgtatcatcggaaagcattttaaaacacctatctgatgaatataaatatgactattaaattttacatatttcttataataatactaatttatcactccacttatttatggtgtaggtcatctaattagggacggagggagtatgattTCTATAAGATCAATGAACCGAATTAttattgcttcaaaaaaataaagatCAAATGGGAAATAACATCAATCTGATGTCTATAAGAAAAGCTCTTAATTTTATCATAACAATTGCACCAAATAAAATATAAAGTAAGATTTGTTGGAGTAATTTCATTAGGGTTTCAGTCGGTTTTGGTTTCTTGTCCTTTAAATGAAATTTGTTTTTATAGCTTGAAGTAGATGAAAAAGTAGTTGTGGGTTATTCCAAATGAATCCATCAGTGAATCAATAATCCGATCTTAAACATTTATAATTAGCTacctcaaaaaagaaaagaaaaacacgaTGAGGAGACGAAGAGAGTCCGCCATTAATAAACACAAGTCTAACGGTAGGTTTTATTACCTACACAACTAAGgttaataaatattttgtttttggcttaagggttgtatatattcaaaatcaaggttgtatttagtcactgccaAAATTATTAGCATAGGCTGGAAATGATGAATTCCTAGTCGTAGGTGAACTACTTAAGGTTAGGAACATATGAACTGTTGGACATTGAGAGTGTTTAAGACTAATATTTCAGTTATTCATACCCGTAAATAGTTCCTGAAACTGAAATCGAATACTAATCTGATCATTCTAACCTATTTAAGCAAtcaaaaagaacaacaaagaaTCGTGAGTTCGTCGATTCTTACCTGATAGAAGTTGTGGATTGAAAATTATTAATTTAGGAGTCTatcattgtatattttgagtttaTCATCTTTAACATGAGTTACGAAGGAAAAGAGGAATAGATTTAGTTTTTTGGATGTAGGTTTATTTGTAGAGTAAGGATATTTTTTAACTTTTTCTACATATTAAATCCCCTATCCACATTTAGGACAAATGTTATGCATCCCTAAGCCCAATCTCTGCAGCCCCGATAATGTAgcttattttgttatttataaACTAATCAAGTTCATTATAAAGAGGGTCTAATAAAAAATTTGATGGGGTCCTAGCAACAAGATGGGCTCCTACTCCTTTTTGTATAACTATCCCTAATCTATGGAAAAAAAAATACACTTCTTAGCACTAATATCGACCCTAGACAAGTAATTATGAAATctcttcaaaaaattcaccatgTCGTCCCCATGATCACCAAATGTCGTGAAATCCAAATAAACAAAACCATATTCTTGATCCAAACATTTCTCGAGGTATTTCTTGTGTTTCTGAGTAATGGCATTGCTCAAATATACCCCTGGTTGGAAAGTGCGAACACCACCCCCTGTGAATGATGAGATCTCAGTAACGTCCATACACACATCAACACCATTGTCCCAGTTGTAGACTAGGATGTCAGCATGGCTTAATCCACCACTGTCATTAGTCATGAATCCTTAAATCGACTTCTTTACCATCTGGAATGCCTGCCCGAAAACACATATTAGCAATAGTGTCACGGACGAGATCATGTCGCAATTTGAGGCCTACCTCATGTGAACAATGCAAAGAATGATCCCCGTAGCAGTCTATGTCCCTTTTATAGAAAACACAACGGCTATTTTCGGTGAATAAAGGGATACCCAGCCTATAACTTAAAACGGCACGAAACTATCGTGCACCTACCCTCTGGTTGAGATCTTCAATAGGTAATGCCATAAGAAAATTTTGAGAATGAGTGGTCTTGTTACATTACCAGATAGCATTATCCCGTGCAGACATAGAGAAATCAATAGTCATTTCCTTCATAAAAATGTCAAAATATTTTGCCTCCAAGGTCCTCGCTGGATGGGAGGTAGTAAGATCGACGTCTACAACAGGACCAAAAACACTAGAGACAACTCTATGGAACGTTGCATACCAAGTCCAGGCCCTTGCAAAGAGTGTTGCGAAAAATGGTTGACTGGAGCGGTTGAGACTGAATATAGGAGGCCAAACAACAATAATGAACTGCATTGGACATAAATATAAACCAAACCCACCATATCTAAGAGGAAGAGAAGTTATATGTTGTTGTAACTAACCAAAACCAGACCCATCATTAGTGACAATATGACGAAAATGTTGTGACAGATGAGAATCAAAAACAACTTGCGATTCGGATAAAAATTCAGGCATGGTAGTCCTCATGGATAAATAAAGCTTAGACACTCCCGCACAGCTTCTTAGAAGATGTAACTTGCGTTGTGATCATCCAACTTCTTCACAGCATCCATCAAATAAATAGTATTAAGCACTATGGACTTAACCAAGCTATAACAACAGTCAGTCAAAActtatgaaaaagtgggggtacaacaaccacacccaaaatttcgcttagcaatctgtatggacaaactccaatatactttctagagaatcaactagacagtcagactcaatctagataaaaagtatatcaaagagtttatatctcaatctctcgatttgatatatatactcaagcaaatagaaatctgcgagtctttatcaaatattagagagataatttggatggtaccaaagacccatatccaagtatcaatcaatttaaatcaacaaccaaaaggtcggatattctaattgattgaacaacgcacaacctgtgatatttcaattatataacaaaatataatgcgaaaaaaaatgacacggacaccagaattttgttaacgaggaaaccgcaagtgcagaaaaacccctggacctagtccagattgaacacacactgtattaagccgctacatacactatcatactccaaactaacttcagtgtggactgtagttgaaccccaatcaatcttacactgatccaaggtacagttatgctcctacgtctcttatcccagcaggatgctacgtacttgattcccttagctgatctcacccacaactaagagttgctacgatccaaagtcgaagactttaataaacaaatatgtatcacacaaaaa encodes the following:
- the LOC113309270 gene encoding endoplasmic reticulum metallopeptidase 1-like; the encoded protein is MAPRKKPNSSSKTSTESKENADLPSKSIDDKIKVKSKTESLPYKRSSLVWISLLCVFIYSSWAVHHYQFDVLPRPLSLKQAGKRGFSEELAIKHLKSLADFGPHPVGSDALDLALQYVLAETEKIKKLAHWEVEVQVDLFHVESGSNNDLKKGLFIGRTLVYADLKHVVVRILPKYSSEAEENAILVSSHIDTVYSTGGAGDCSSCVGVMLELARGVSQWGGFKNAIIFLFNTGEEEGLNGAHSFITQHPWSSSIRLAVDLEAMGIGGKSSIFQTGPDPWAIESFAKVAKYPAAQIIAQDLFNSGVIKSSTDFQIYQEVAGLPGLDFAFTDNGAVYHTKNDKIELLRPGSLQHLGENMLAFLLETAGSSNIPKEKTVKIGKDTREDQAVFFDILGSYMVVYRQRLATMLQNSVVLQSILIWATSVSMGGYPAAGSLGLSLLSVLLMWVFSLSFSLLVAFVLPLICSSPAPYIANPWVVIGLFAAPAVLGALTGQHIGYLLLVKFLKNASTKREKNTSSVVQADRINLEAERWIYKSGFLQWLLILMAGNFYKIGSSYIAFLWLVSPAFAFGFLEATLTKARSPKPLKIATLVLGSALPVLISSGTFIRLTGTITGMIVRLERNPGNTPEWLGNVMVAVFVATVVCLTLVYLLSYFHLSGPKRSVVFASFALFGLTLAGVLSGTIPPFSEDVARTVNVVHVVESTGTHGDTPPQNSYISMFSQTPGKLVKELEHLNDEGFVCGKDKVTDFVAFTVNYGCWSSKDTESGWSESEIPTIKAKNDRVKDETVTEVSIDTKLSTRWILAINTKEIDDFKIEANSKELVQIGNSGGVDGWHIIQFSGGKNSPTKFDFTLFWSHNSTRSTQTKGDRKSPLLKLRTDVDRWTPKAERVLIKLPKWCSLFGKSTSPQGLAFLTSLPLDF